A region of Shewanella psychromarinicola DNA encodes the following proteins:
- the hemC gene encoding hydroxymethylbilane synthase, which yields MSENIIRIATRKSPLAMWQAEFVKAELERIHTGLTVELLPMSTKGDVILDTPLAKIGGKGLFVKELEVAMLENRADIAVHSMKDLPVDFPEGLGLQVICEREDPRDAFVSNNYKSISELPQGAVVGTSSLRRQCQIRAARPDLVIKDLRGNVGTRLAKLDSGDYAAIILAAAGLIRLKLNDRIAGFISAEESLPANGQGAVGIECRTDDERVKALLAPLEHLETRYRVLAERAMNSRLEGGCQVPIGAFAEINGDTLTLRGLVGNPDGSQIVHGTVSGAKQDGIALGKSLAEDLISRGAKTILDAVYAR from the coding sequence ATGTCTGAAAATATAATTCGTATCGCAACACGTAAAAGTCCACTGGCAATGTGGCAAGCTGAATTTGTCAAAGCTGAACTTGAACGCATTCACACTGGATTAACCGTTGAACTATTGCCGATGAGCACCAAAGGTGATGTCATTTTAGATACTCCGTTGGCTAAAATCGGTGGCAAAGGACTGTTTGTTAAAGAGCTTGAAGTTGCCATGCTTGAGAATCGTGCCGATATTGCAGTGCATTCAATGAAAGACTTGCCGGTAGACTTTCCAGAAGGGTTAGGGCTTCAAGTTATTTGCGAACGTGAAGATCCACGCGATGCTTTTGTATCAAATAATTATAAATCTATCAGCGAATTGCCTCAGGGCGCGGTGGTAGGCACATCAAGTTTACGCCGACAGTGCCAAATTAGAGCCGCTCGCCCTGATTTAGTGATCAAAGATTTACGCGGTAATGTTGGCACCCGTTTAGCCAAGCTCGACAGCGGTGATTACGCAGCCATTATCTTGGCAGCTGCAGGATTAATACGCTTAAAATTGAATGACCGTATTGCAGGTTTTATCTCTGCCGAAGAGTCACTTCCAGCTAATGGCCAAGGTGCGGTGGGTATTGAGTGCCGTACCGATGATGAGCGCGTTAAGGCATTATTAGCGCCACTTGAACATTTAGAAACCCGTTATAGAGTGCTTGCTGAAAGAGCAATGAATTCCCGTTTAGAAGGCGGATGCCAAGTCCCTATTGGTGCTTTTGCTGAAATTAACGGTGATACCTTAACCTTACGAGGTTTAGTCGGTAATCCTGATGGTAGCCAAATAGTCCATGGCACAGTATCGGGCGCTAAGCAGGATGGTATAGCGCTTGGTAAATCTCTTGCGGAAGATTTAATCAGTCGCGGCGCTAAAACTATTTTAGATGCTGTGTATGCCCGTTAA
- a CDS encoding uroporphyrinogen-III synthase gives MKVLLTRPLGRNQAMEEQLSRRDVAYLVTPLLAIIDTNESITNAVLDQTDNLLFISTNAVDFAAKKLHNNFPSYCRYFAVGQATADSLAQYNIHAVSSPEDSQDSEGLLSLPQLQHVEKQSFIIVRGLGGRETLAEQLQLRGANVSYWQVYQRALPKLDGKEITQHWKSFGIDTIVITSGETLSNLIELVPKELFAWLRACHIIVPSNRVELQAKAMGLSHITNANGANTQAILTSLAL, from the coding sequence ATGAAAGTCTTGTTAACGCGCCCACTCGGGCGCAATCAAGCAATGGAGGAGCAACTCTCACGTCGAGATGTTGCTTATCTTGTTACTCCACTTTTAGCGATCATTGATACAAACGAATCGATTACTAACGCCGTACTAGACCAAACTGATAATTTATTATTTATTAGTACCAATGCCGTCGATTTTGCGGCAAAAAAACTCCACAACAATTTCCCCTCATATTGCCGTTATTTTGCTGTCGGTCAAGCAACGGCAGATAGCCTAGCCCAATATAATATCCATGCCGTTAGCTCGCCAGAAGACAGTCAAGATAGCGAAGGCTTATTGTCACTGCCCCAATTACAGCATGTCGAAAAACAATCATTTATTATTGTTCGAGGCTTAGGCGGACGAGAAACACTCGCTGAACAGTTACAACTACGTGGCGCCAATGTGAGCTACTGGCAGGTCTACCAACGCGCGCTACCAAAACTTGACGGCAAAGAGATAACTCAACACTGGAAATCGTTTGGGATAGATACCATTGTGATTACCAGTGGTGAAACATTATCCAATTTAATCGAGCTTGTACCAAAAGAATTATTTGCATGGTTACGTGCATGTCATATCATAGTCCCCAGTAATCGCGTCGAGTTACAAGCTAAAGCAATGGGATTGAGCCATATTACCAATGCAAATGGAGCCAATACTCAAGCTATACTAACGAGTCTTGCTTTATAA